The following are encoded together in the Culex pipiens pallens isolate TS chromosome 1, TS_CPP_V2, whole genome shotgun sequence genome:
- the LOC120416255 gene encoding patj homolog → MVLSTEWSQVEIIDLINDGNGLGFMLVGGRSTGVVIKALIPGSVAERDGRLQSGDHVLQIGDVNLRGFSSEQVATVLRQSGQQVRLIVARPVEPTSPDYQALASHAPIIPTKMLTDPEELDRTLLQTAGYTSGAFLQSPVEDSEELCPTHIEVVAVNNTINIDNNSLALISPSSISIPQVLSQPGLLAELGLKDCQQLPPPLPPPDPALYRDSPETPETETYEVELRKNVYGLGITVAGYVCEEEDLSGIFVKSIIEGSAAEMSRKIQINDRIVAVDGRSLSGVTNHQAVELLRNTDIGVKLSLERFLRGRKYEHLQVALIDTSSAVAAAASNPQLSQCQSQRCSMIQSPSVTTLSICQAKSDADSIVTECGECGIEPEMESATTYDSNVFLLENGDCSENGLYENGAIIAAMAASAAATPVRENMDLVLDAYGDDLRSASQMVTPIVELDPVIEFWQRQLPNCLVIFADIQKMSGLGISLEGTVEVECGVEVRPHHYIRSILEDGPVGRDKTLKPGDELLQVNEHRLQGLKHIEVVKILKELPSKVRVICARGSSAPTVINTSQNAEAFEARSLLAGGLQSLQSLQGILTKAQSESSLYTSSTATLTDQQRSKSVEQVSGLALWTNEIIYCDIEKTERGFGFSILDYQDPLDTEGTVIVVRGLIPGGSAEATNFIFPGDRLVSVNEHSLQGATLDQAVSILKGIPLGTARIGLCRPLSTSDNNLSSTPETPTT, encoded by the coding sequence GGGGCTTCAGCTCGGAACAGGTCGCCACGGTGCTGCGCCAATCGGGCCAACAGGTCCGGCTGATTGTGGCCCGACCGGTGGAACCGACCTCGCCGGACTATCAGGCACTCGCCAGTCACGCCCCCATCATTCCGACCAAAATGCTGACCGACCCGGAGGAGCTGGACCGGACGCTGCTCCAGACGGCCGGGTACACTTCCGGAGCGTTTCTACAATCACCCGTCGAGGACTCGGAGGAGCTGTGCCCCACGCACATCGAGGTCGTCGCCGTGAACAATACAATAAATATCGATAACAATAGCTTAGCCTTAATTTCCCCTTCGTCGATTTCGATCCCACAAGTGCTTAGTCAACCCGGGCTGCTGGCCGAGCTGGGGCTGAAGGACTGCCAGCAACTGCCACCGCCACTGCCCCCGCCGGATCCGGCGCTTTATAGGGACTCGCCGGAAACGCCCGAGACGGAGACTTACGAGGTCGAGCTTCGGAAGAACGTTTACGGGTTGGGGATTACGGTGGCGGGGTACGTTTGCGAGGAGGAAGATCTGTCGGGGATCTTCGTGAAGAGTATCATTGAGGGTAGCGCGGCGGAGATGAGTCGCAAGATCCAGATCAACGACCGGATAGTGGCCGTTGATGGGCGATCGTTGAGTGGGGTTACGAACCATCAAGCGGTCGAGCTGCTGAGGAACACGGACATTGGGGTGAAGTTGTCGCTGGAGAGGTTCTTGAGGGGTCGGAAGTACGAGCATCTGCAGGTGGCGCTGATCGATACCAGTTCTGCGGTGGCTGCAGCTGCGAGTAATCCGCAGCTGTCGCAGTGCCAGAGCCAGCGGTGTTCGATGATCCAGTCTCCGTCGGTGACGACCCTGTCGATATGTCAGGCCAAGTCGGACGCGGATTCGATCGTGACGGAGTGCGGCGAGTGCGGGATTGAGCCGGAAATGGAGTCCGCCACTACGTATGATAGCAATGTGTTCTTGTTGGAGAATGGGGACTGCAGTGAAAACGGGTTGTACGAAAATGGGGCGATCATTGCGGCGATGGCTGCGTCGGCGGCGGCCACTCCGGTGCGGGAAAACATGGATCTGGTGCTGGACGCTTACGGGGATGATCTGCGAAGTGCGTCCCAGATGGTGACCCCGATCGTGGAGTTGGATCCGGTGATTGAGTTTTGGCAGCGGCAGCTTCCGAACTGCTTGGTGATCTTCGCGGACATTCAGAAGATGTCGGGGCTGGGGATTAGTTTGGAGGGTACGGTGGAGGTGGAGTGCGGGGTTGAAGTGCGACCACATCACTACATCCGGTCGATCCTGGAAGATGGACCGGTGGGTCGGGATAAAACGCTCAAGCCTGGGGACGAACTGCTGCAGGTGAACGAGCACCGATTGCAGGGCCTGAAACATATCGAAGTGGTGAAGATTTTGAAGGAACTTCCGTCGAAAGTGCGCGTGATCTGCGCACGTGGTTCTTCGGCGCCTACTGTGATCAACACGTCGCAAAATGCGGAGGCGTTCGAGGCGCGAAGTTTGCTGGCCGGCGGTCTCCAGAGTCTGCAGAGCCTGCAGGGCATTCTGACCAAGGCCCAGTCGGAGAGTTCGCTGTACACGTCCAGTACGGCCACCCTGACCGATCAGCAGCGCTCGAAGAGCGTCGAACAGGTGTCGGGCCTGGCACTGTGGACCAACGAAATCATCTACTGTGACATCGAAAAAACGGAACGTGGCTTCGGCTTTTCGATCCTCGACTACCAGGACCCGCTCGACACCGAGGGGACGGTAATCGTGGTACGCGGCCTAATCCCGGGTGGCTCGGCCGAAGCCACCAACTTTATCTTCCCCGGCGACCGGCTGGTCTCCGTCAACGAGCACAGCCTGCAGGGTGCGACGCTGGACCAGGCCGTAAGTATACTGAAAGGCATCCCCCTCGGAACGGCACGCATCGGCCTGTGCCGGCCGCTGTCCACCTCGGACAACAACCTATCCTCGACGCCGGAAACTCCCACCACTTAA